From Patescibacteria group bacterium, a single genomic window includes:
- the rpsR gene encoding 30S ribosomal protein S18: MAVKRTRQQRKISAPKVCSFCEENKNPWYSDVSTLQKYVTDRGKIISRARTGLCAKHQRRLTDAIKYARYLALMPYVARD, from the coding sequence ATGGCAGTTAAACGAACACGACAACAAAGAAAAATAAGCGCACCGAAGGTATGTTCTTTCTGTGAGGAGAATAAGAATCCTTGGTACTCTGATGTTTCTACACTACAAAAATATGTTACCGATAGAGGTAAAATTATAAGTAGGGCACGAACAGGTTTGTGTGCAAAACATCAGAGACGACTGACGGATGCGATTAAATATGCACGCTATCTAGCTCTTATGCCGTATGTTGCTCGTGATTAA